The following proteins are co-located in the Clostridiales bacterium genome:
- a CDS encoding sodium:solute symporter family protein encodes MIYVIVSLIIYVLILAFLSYTAFKRTKSTSDYLLAGKQIHPIVMALSYGATFISTSAIVGFGGAAGQFGLGLLWLTVLNIFVGVFIAFVVFGKRTREIGHRLGTNTMPEFFARRFNCNFIQGYAGILIFLFMPIYASAVLKGIVDYVAKYTGAPFNAALIIIAVLAAIFVIMGGLKGIMYADAFQGTLMFVGMAFLIFYTYGMLGGITNAHIALSELPSMPGVAEQVAGLTKGGFAGWTSMPVTGTPVWWNIVTSLVAGVGIGVLAQPQLSVKFMTVKSGRELNRAVLSGGVFILFMTGVAFSVGALSNVAFYNASGQISVVAAGSNDSIIPTFIKVFLPEWFGGIFLVILLAAGISTLNALVHTMGTALGRDFLKQSLKLKTKTITLTRIAMLIGLIISTMLAWLSSMLDASMAIIAIGTSLFFGLCAATFLPTYFAALYFKKFPRKAALASIMTGSAASLFWLLFVQEKTAGSLQICNLLFKTTSIVKGTALQTLSMVDAIVVALPLSILAAAIAWAIVGNAQEEEASAAFNTAN; translated from the coding sequence ATGATTTATGTGATCGTCAGCCTTATCATCTATGTACTTATTTTAGCGTTTCTGTCATATACCGCATTTAAGAGAACAAAAAGCACCAGTGATTATCTTTTAGCAGGAAAACAAATTCATCCGATCGTTATGGCCTTATCTTATGGAGCCACTTTCATCAGCACCTCCGCTATCGTTGGTTTTGGCGGTGCCGCTGGTCAGTTTGGACTAGGACTTTTATGGCTCACTGTTCTGAATATCTTTGTCGGTGTATTTATCGCGTTTGTCGTATTTGGGAAGCGCACCCGTGAAATCGGACATAGGCTTGGTACCAATACTATGCCTGAATTCTTTGCCCGCCGCTTTAACTGCAACTTCATTCAAGGATATGCAGGTATCCTTATTTTCTTATTTATGCCCATTTATGCCTCTGCAGTTCTCAAAGGAATTGTTGATTATGTGGCAAAATACACCGGGGCACCGTTTAATGCAGCACTTATCATTATCGCAGTACTGGCTGCTATTTTTGTAATTATGGGCGGTCTCAAGGGCATTATGTATGCTGATGCGTTTCAGGGTACCCTCATGTTCGTCGGGATGGCATTTCTGATCTTCTATACCTACGGAATGCTGGGCGGTATCACCAATGCGCATATAGCACTATCCGAGCTTCCATCAATGCCCGGGGTTGCAGAGCAGGTAGCAGGTCTCACAAAAGGGGGCTTTGCTGGATGGACGTCCATGCCTGTTACAGGTACTCCCGTATGGTGGAATATTGTAACCTCTCTTGTAGCCGGCGTAGGCATTGGTGTACTCGCACAGCCGCAGCTATCCGTTAAATTCATGACTGTAAAAAGCGGACGAGAGTTAAACCGTGCGGTTCTCTCCGGAGGAGTTTTCATCCTGTTCATGACTGGTGTTGCATTCTCTGTGGGAGCCCTCTCAAACGTTGCATTCTATAATGCATCCGGCCAGATATCCGTTGTTGCTGCTGGTTCTAATGACAGCATCATCCCAACCTTTATCAAAGTTTTCCTGCCAGAATGGTTCGGCGGCATTTTCCTGGTCATCCTTCTGGCTGCCGGAATCTCAACTTTGAATGCTCTGGTTCATACCATGGGAACTGCTCTTGGACGTGATTTTCTGAAACAGTCTCTAAAGTTGAAAACAAAAACCATAACATTGACACGAATTGCAATGTTGATCGGTCTTATCATCAGTACCATGCTTGCATGGTTGTCCAGTATGCTGGATGCAAGTATGGCGATTATCGCCATCGGCACCTCATTATTCTTCGGACTTTGTGCAGCAACCTTCTTACCTACCTACTTTGCAGCCCTGTATTTCAAGAAGTTTCCAAGGAAAGCTGCCCTTGCAAGTATTATGACCGGTTCTGCTGCAAGCCTTTTCTGGCTGCTCTTTGTTCAGGAAAAAACCGCCGGCAGTCTTCAGATCTGCAATCTTCTCTTTAAAACAACTTCCATTGTAAAGGGTACTGCATTGCAGACACTTTCCATGGTCGATGCCATTGTTGTCGCACTTCCCCTTTCCATTCTTGCTGCTGCGATTGCATGGGCAATCGTAGGCAATGCACAAGAAGAAGAAGCCAGCGCTGCATTCAATACAGCAAACTGA
- a CDS encoding DUF454 domain-containing protein gives MKKMMLMFCGWLLLVLAVMGIVLPVLPTTPFVIAAAACFSIGDPKMYQRLESSKVFGPYLEGWRTKQGISASRKASAIAILWILMTLSILLTQKLWLTVLLIFIGIGVTTHLLLMKTKK, from the coding sequence ATGAAAAAGATGATGTTGATGTTCTGCGGCTGGCTTTTACTCGTTTTAGCCGTAATGGGAATTGTCCTGCCGGTTCTCCCAACAACCCCCTTCGTTATTGCTGCTGCGGCCTGCTTTTCTATCGGCGATCCGAAAATGTACCAGAGATTAGAATCCAGCAAAGTATTTGGGCCTTATCTTGAAGGCTGGAGAACAAAACAAGGCATCAGCGCATCCAGAAAGGCATCTGCAATTGCAATACTCTGGATCTTAATGACATTATCAATCCTGCTAACACAAAAGCTTTGGCTTACCGTTCTTCTTATATTCATTGGAATTGGCGTTACGACGCACCTTTTATTGATGAAAACAAAAAAATAA
- a CDS encoding GGDEF domain-containing protein produces MDRKLKLKVNILISLIIFAGFAAVAFTSYHTYSKIIEDDIVNISKLTSTNIYSDIRNELTKPIFVSLTMANDSFLKGWLESEKANDTLEHQLELRQYLLGLKKKYNYDSVFLVSESSKNYYHFNGLNKVISDNNDHDIWYYEFVNSDYVYDLDVDTDEANKGSLSVFVNCRMTDEDGKLLGVTGVGLELDQVQSLLKAFEDDYNLDALLFGEDGTVQINTSLNDISTENVFDAEILSENREKILNNHDSLQVLQFKEQSFHGYYIVRYIEELNWYLLIKKDTSVLASSMYAQTTRDALIYTIVVLLVLIITNGIVKKNDQLMLGLLRTDLLTGLPNRRNFNETLAKAINITSEQESLFVFVFDLDNFKHVNDTQGHLKGDQMLQEISRFASEAFSKKGLVCRWGGDEFAGYCFSDRQEVIKILEAFFEIVRKDPSFKLYNMSVSLGITRALENDNEDALIYRADQALYQAKANGKDNWVMDDEKNRI; encoded by the coding sequence ATGGATCGAAAATTGAAACTGAAAGTAAACATACTGATATCACTTATTATTTTTGCAGGGTTTGCTGCTGTAGCATTTACCAGCTATCATACCTACAGTAAAATCATTGAAGACGATATTGTAAATATCTCAAAACTGACTTCAACCAATATCTACTCAGACATCAGAAATGAGCTGACGAAACCCATTTTTGTTTCGTTGACTATGGCTAACGACAGCTTCCTCAAGGGTTGGCTGGAAAGTGAAAAGGCGAACGATACGTTGGAACATCAGTTGGAATTGCGTCAATACTTGCTGGGTTTGAAGAAAAAATATAATTATGACTCCGTATTTCTGGTTTCCGAAAGCTCCAAAAATTATTACCATTTCAATGGGTTGAACAAAGTGATCAGCGATAACAATGATCATGATATTTGGTACTATGAATTTGTCAATAGCGATTATGTGTATGATTTGGACGTTGATACGGATGAGGCCAACAAAGGGAGCCTCTCGGTTTTTGTGAACTGCCGCATGACGGACGAGGACGGGAAGCTTTTAGGTGTTACCGGTGTTGGGCTTGAGTTGGATCAGGTTCAGAGTTTACTGAAAGCCTTTGAAGATGATTATAATCTGGATGCATTGCTGTTTGGAGAAGACGGCACCGTTCAGATCAATACGAGCTTGAATGACATCAGTACGGAAAACGTGTTCGATGCAGAAATACTGAGTGAAAATAGGGAGAAAATCCTGAACAATCACGATTCCTTACAAGTGTTGCAATTCAAAGAGCAATCTTTTCACGGATATTATATCGTTCGGTATATTGAAGAACTAAACTGGTATTTGCTCATTAAAAAGGATACTTCTGTGCTTGCAAGCTCCATGTATGCGCAAACGACGAGGGATGCGCTCATCTATACAATCGTGGTATTGCTAGTACTAATCATCACCAATGGTATTGTCAAGAAAAATGATCAGTTAATGCTTGGTCTGCTTCGCACCGACTTGCTGACCGGGCTGCCCAACCGCCGTAATTTCAACGAGACCCTGGCAAAAGCAATCAACATTACATCAGAACAGGAATCGCTGTTCGTGTTCGTATTTGATCTGGACAACTTTAAGCATGTCAACGATACACAGGGACATCTGAAAGGAGATCAAATGCTGCAAGAAATCAGCAGGTTTGCTTCCGAAGCATTTTCAAAAAAAGGATTGGTTTGCCGATGGGGCGGAGATGAATTTGCGGGCTATTGTTTTAGCGACAGACAGGAAGTAATCAAAATCCTTGAGGCGTTTTTCGAGATTGTTAGAAAAGATCCTTCCTTCAAGCTGTATAACATGTCGGTCAGTCTTGGTATTACACGTGCTCTTGAAAATGATAATGAAGATGCCCTCATTTATCGCGCCGACCAAGCACTATATCAGGCCAAGGCAAACGGCAAAGATAACTGGGTTATGGATGACGAAAAGAACCGTATTTGA
- a CDS encoding RNA polymerase sigma factor, with product MREEEFDFVNRAVDGDKQALEALIMGVEDMIYNLSLRMLGTTQDAEDAVQEIIIRIITQLSTFRKESAFSTWVYRIAVNYLINYKKSMFAQRPLSFEFYGMDIDNGFIENKQELLQDVSEDLLTEELKLSCTNVMLQCLDPESRCIYVLGVMFRADSKVCGEILGISPEAYRQRLSRVRKKMGGFLDTYCGLSEGGKCSCRKRVGYAIQNHRLDPHHLEYTALKQLDYSLTFGIKQSMEKMDDLSLIFRSLPKFRSPDIMKEFLKKLIVSEHMSVIKAV from the coding sequence ATGAGAGAAGAAGAGTTTGATTTTGTAAACCGGGCTGTAGACGGAGATAAGCAGGCGCTAGAAGCTTTGATCATGGGAGTTGAAGATATGATCTACAATTTATCGCTGAGAATGCTTGGAACAACTCAGGATGCAGAGGACGCAGTGCAGGAAATCATTATCAGGATTATTACCCAGCTGTCAACATTTCGAAAAGAGAGCGCATTCTCCACATGGGTTTATCGAATTGCTGTTAACTATCTGATAAATTACAAAAAATCTATGTTTGCGCAGAGGCCCCTTAGCTTCGAATTTTATGGAATGGATATTGATAACGGGTTCATAGAAAACAAACAAGAACTGCTGCAAGATGTGAGTGAAGACTTGCTGACCGAAGAATTAAAACTTTCCTGCACGAATGTTATGCTCCAGTGTCTTGATCCTGAGAGTAGATGTATCTACGTGCTTGGTGTTATGTTTCGAGCTGACAGTAAAGTATGCGGTGAGATTCTTGGAATTTCTCCGGAGGCTTATCGTCAGAGATTGTCTCGTGTACGAAAAAAAATGGGAGGATTTCTTGACACTTACTGCGGGCTGAGTGAAGGGGGAAAATGCAGCTGCAGAAAACGGGTTGGATATGCGATTCAAAATCATCGGCTAGATCCCCACCATCTTGAATATACAGCGCTGAAACAGCTGGATTATAGTTTAACCTTTGGAATCAAGCAGTCTATGGAAAAAATGGACGACCTTTCATTGATTTTCAGAAGTTTGCCAAAGTTTCGCTCGCCGGATATTATGAAAGAGTTTCTAAAAAAACTGATCGTATCAGAGCATATGAGTGTTATAAAAGCAGTCTGA
- a CDS encoding Ldh family oxidoreductase — protein sequence METRPYMSWDLIGDFIASAFEKIGVPREEAEICADVLMESDRRGIESHGCNRFKPIYIDRINAGIQKPVTAFEILRETPTTAVVDGHDGMGMVVGFKAMSMAIEKAKKYGMGMVAARNSTHYGIAGYYPSMAIKENMIGITGTNARPSIAPTFGVENMLGTNPLTFGFPTDEEFPFILDCATSITQRGKIEYYAREGKETPAGMVIGHDGNPMTDSVKILEDLVKETAALAPLGGIGEELGGYKGYGYATVVEILSAALQAGSFLKMLTGLDDHGNKMPYHLGHFFIAIDTEAFLGADSFKKTTGDILRALRSSTLAPGESKIYTAGEKEHLIWLERKDKGVPIGEAVQKEFIEVRNSLGLHHRFPFE from the coding sequence ATGGAAACAAGACCATATATGTCATGGGACCTAATCGGCGATTTTATTGCATCAGCCTTTGAAAAGATCGGTGTTCCCCGAGAAGAGGCGGAAATATGTGCTGATGTACTGATGGAAAGCGACAGGCGGGGGATTGAGAGTCATGGCTGCAATCGTTTTAAACCCATCTATATTGATCGAATCAATGCAGGGATACAAAAACCTGTCACAGCGTTTGAGATCCTCAGGGAAACACCGACCACCGCAGTTGTAGACGGACATGACGGAATGGGCATGGTAGTTGGCTTTAAAGCCATGAGCATGGCCATTGAAAAGGCTAAGAAGTATGGAATGGGTATGGTAGCTGCTAGAAATTCCACACACTACGGCATTGCCGGCTATTATCCCTCCATGGCCATCAAGGAAAATATGATCGGAATCACCGGCACCAATGCGCGGCCTTCCATCGCCCCTACCTTCGGCGTGGAAAACATGCTTGGAACCAATCCCCTTACCTTCGGCTTTCCTACCGATGAAGAATTCCCCTTTATTCTGGACTGTGCTACGAGCATCACCCAGCGCGGCAAGATTGAGTATTACGCCAGAGAAGGCAAAGAAACACCCGCGGGAATGGTCATCGGTCATGACGGAAACCCCATGACAGACAGTGTCAAGATACTGGAAGATCTGGTGAAGGAAACTGCTGCTCTGGCTCCTCTTGGCGGAATCGGCGAAGAGCTGGGCGGATACAAAGGCTACGGCTATGCCACCGTGGTAGAAATCCTTTCCGCAGCCCTTCAAGCCGGAAGCTTTTTAAAAATGCTTACCGGACTTGATGATCATGGAAACAAAATGCCGTACCATCTCGGTCATTTCTTTATCGCCATCGATACAGAAGCTTTTCTTGGAGCTGACAGTTTTAAGAAGACCACCGGAGATATTTTAAGAGCACTCCGTTCCTCAACCCTCGCTCCCGGAGAAAGCAAGATCTATACAGCAGGTGAAAAGGAACACCTGATCTGGCTGGAGCGCAAAGATAAAGGAGTTCCTATCGGAGAAGCAGTTCAAAAGGAATTCATTGAGGTGAGAAACAGTTTGGGTCTGCATCACCGCTTCCCATTTGAATAA
- a CDS encoding response regulator, whose amino-acid sequence MTTKEYDSKFTRFHDLMKFRVREILLVSTPYDSFVLEEDGHLADKIFSEYLDLNLQFVPRIAHASSAEEAFEALKSRTYDLVITMPRISDMSPLEFSRLVKEEYPEKPVVMLTYETLDNETLSKIREARTIDRVFVWSGDSQILLAIIKYVEDLGNVEEDSAQGVQVILVVDDSPSYYSQFLPLIYTEIMKQTRYLISHAVNDLHRLLRMRARPKIILAISYEEAQELILKYKNNLLGVISDIGFLKNGEVYSEAGLELASYISSTIPDLPILLQSEETGNIKKAKRRKLNFIDKNSPNLLKELRNYILDNYSFGEFVFRTAKGEILVKASDITDFESIVETLPVESLIYHASHNHFSRWFRARTEFAIADELREREPSAPENINEFRAFIVDCLDRLYRSYQKGVIIDFGLSKMTFENSFIRLGSGSLGGKARSVAFFRNLLVNSELQNKYPDIRLKIPSSFVICSDVFEEFMYINDLQEMAYNSTNEDEIAQRFLEGRLPDVIIDNLRILINEIDYPLAVRSSSILEDSQVLPFAGIFKTYILPNCDPNPVVRLKQLIDAVKLIYASAFFQSPKGYAKNADVRIEEGSMSVLIQQLVGEQHEDIFYPLISGVAQTYNYYPYSYMQPEQGIVSLALGFGKAIVDGGRVFSFSPAYPKMNPPVASPQEFMENTQTSFYTLDMSGCARQLTKDDECTYRKIGFERADKDKTLHKVASTYLRDSDMIMDTFAAQGPKIVTFASILKYNSIPLVNIVKDLFELGKSAFGTDVEIEFAVNYPVESDKKPEFYFLQIRPMVVGREAREVKIEEFNRKDVVCTSSHIIGNGVYKDITDVIYLDPDHFEMNKTVDIATEIGEINKLLMSEGRKCVLMGFGRIGTSDPWLGIPLMWWQMSQAKVVVEADLENLTVEPSLGSHFHHNLTSLKMGYFHIGKKAPDHEYINWEKLRKAKIIRQTEHVTLVRFKKPLIIKIDGQSNQGVILIQD is encoded by the coding sequence ATGACTACGAAAGAATACGATTCCAAATTTACCAGGTTTCATGATTTGATGAAATTCCGTGTACGAGAAATTCTATTGGTATCAACGCCGTACGATTCCTTTGTGCTTGAAGAGGACGGACATCTTGCTGATAAGATTTTCAGTGAATATCTGGATCTCAATCTGCAGTTTGTCCCCCGAATCGCGCATGCATCCTCTGCTGAGGAGGCTTTTGAAGCGTTGAAAAGCCGTACTTACGATCTTGTTATCACCATGCCCAGAATCAGTGACATGAGTCCCTTGGAATTCAGCCGGCTCGTAAAGGAAGAATATCCGGAAAAACCAGTGGTCATGTTGACCTATGAGACCTTGGATAATGAAACATTAAGCAAAATCAGGGAAGCGAGAACCATAGACCGAGTCTTCGTGTGGTCGGGAGACAGCCAGATTCTACTTGCGATCATCAAGTATGTGGAGGATCTTGGAAATGTTGAAGAGGATAGCGCGCAGGGCGTACAGGTTATCCTTGTGGTAGATGATTCTCCCAGCTATTATTCGCAGTTTCTTCCATTGATTTACACTGAGATCATGAAACAAACCCGTTACCTTATCTCCCATGCGGTCAATGATCTTCACCGTCTGCTGAGGATGCGTGCAAGGCCGAAAATTATTCTTGCTATTTCTTATGAAGAGGCTCAGGAATTAATCCTGAAATATAAAAATAATCTCCTGGGTGTAATCTCTGACATCGGATTTTTGAAAAACGGTGAGGTCTATTCGGAGGCAGGTCTTGAACTTGCGTCCTACATCAGCAGTACCATTCCCGATCTTCCCATACTCCTTCAGTCAGAAGAGACCGGAAACATCAAGAAGGCCAAGAGGAGAAAACTGAATTTTATCGATAAAAATTCTCCTAATCTTTTAAAGGAACTTAGAAATTATATACTAGATAATTACAGCTTCGGAGAATTTGTCTTTAGAACTGCTAAGGGTGAGATTCTTGTAAAGGCATCGGACATTACGGATTTTGAGAGTATTGTTGAGACGCTGCCTGTTGAGAGCCTGATTTATCATGCAAGTCACAATCATTTTTCCCGATGGTTCAGAGCAAGAACGGAATTTGCGATTGCCGATGAATTGAGGGAAAGAGAGCCCAGTGCGCCGGAAAACATCAACGAGTTCAGAGCCTTTATCGTTGATTGCCTCGACAGACTTTACCGCAGCTATCAAAAGGGGGTCATCATCGATTTTGGACTTTCTAAAATGACCTTTGAAAACTCCTTTATCAGACTGGGAAGCGGGTCGCTGGGCGGAAAGGCCAGGAGTGTTGCATTCTTCAGAAATCTGCTTGTAAATTCGGAGCTGCAAAATAAATACCCTGACATCCGGCTTAAGATCCCAAGCTCCTTTGTCATTTGCAGTGATGTTTTTGAAGAATTCATGTACATCAATGATTTGCAGGAAATGGCATACAACTCCACCAATGAGGACGAAATCGCACAGCGCTTCCTTGAAGGACGATTGCCGGATGTGATTATTGACAACCTGAGAATACTGATCAATGAGATCGATTATCCGCTGGCTGTCCGTTCCTCCAGTATATTGGAAGACTCACAGGTTTTGCCATTTGCAGGAATTTTCAAGACGTATATTCTCCCCAATTGCGATCCCAATCCGGTTGTAAGATTGAAGCAGCTGATCGATGCAGTTAAGCTGATTTATGCATCTGCGTTCTTTCAGTCTCCCAAAGGATATGCAAAAAATGCCGATGTACGGATAGAAGAGGGATCGATGTCTGTATTGATACAACAGTTGGTTGGAGAACAGCATGAGGATATCTTCTATCCGCTGATTTCAGGTGTAGCGCAAACATATAACTACTACCCATATTCCTATATGCAGCCAGAGCAGGGGATCGTGAGTCTTGCATTGGGGTTCGGAAAAGCCATCGTTGACGGGGGACGTGTATTCAGTTTTTCCCCGGCGTATCCGAAGATGAATCCGCCGGTTGCTTCTCCGCAGGAATTCATGGAGAACACACAGACCAGCTTCTATACACTGGACATGAGCGGATGCGCAAGGCAGCTTACCAAGGATGATGAATGCACCTATCGGAAGATTGGATTTGAGCGAGCTGATAAAGATAAAACCTTGCATAAAGTTGCCAGCACATATCTCAGAGACAGCGATATGATTATGGATACCTTTGCAGCGCAGGGTCCGAAAATTGTGACCTTTGCATCAATTCTGAAATACAACTCCATTCCGCTTGTGAACATTGTCAAGGATTTATTTGAGCTTGGGAAGAGTGCCTTTGGAACAGATGTTGAGATAGAGTTTGCTGTGAATTATCCGGTTGAAAGTGATAAGAAGCCAGAGTTTTACTTTCTGCAGATCCGTCCTATGGTGGTCGGCCGAGAAGCCAGAGAGGTTAAAATTGAGGAGTTCAATCGTAAGGATGTGGTGTGCACCAGCTCACATATCATCGGAAACGGCGTCTATAAAGATATCACAGATGTAATTTACCTGGATCCGGACCATTTTGAAATGAATAAAACCGTTGATATTGCTACAGAAATCGGTGAGATAAACAAGCTGCTGATGAGTGAGGGGCGCAAATGCGTGCTGATGGGCTTTGGAAGGATCGGAACCTCTGATCCGTGGCTGGGAATCCCGCTGATGTGGTGGCAGATGTCCCAGGCCAAAGTAGTGGTAGAGGCAGATTTAGAAAATCTTACTGTGGAGCCATCACTGGGAAGTCATTTCCATCATAACCTCACCTCTTTAAAGATGGGATATTTTCATATCGGAAAAAAAGCGCCTGATCATGAATACATCAATTGGGAGAAGCTTCGTAAAGCAAAGATTATTCGTCAGACAGAGCACGTCACGCTGGTTCGTTTCAAAAAACCATTAATCATTAAAATAGACGGACAGAGCAATCAGGGTGTTATCTTGATTCAAGATTAA